From the Drosophila suzukii chromosome 2 unlocalized genomic scaffold, CBGP_Dsuzu_IsoJpt1.0 scf_2c, whole genome shotgun sequence genome, one window contains:
- the LOC118879552 gene encoding zinc finger and SCAN domain-containing protein 29-like isoform X2 — MKENNILSKLDGKTKRNNIVYRGLAESMKSKNMIKSGDQIKTKLRQLKKSYFEVKRSNAVSGAARKTCTHFEELEEMYGTRPVSQAVGVDTSEEGFVAIDGFDDLANEVFTETEGIDESSSTVDAPELLVETSMPRSRRTLNKANVVQMVQKM; from the exons ATgaaggaaaataatatattgagCAAGCTCGATGGGAAGACCAAGCGAAACAACATAGTTTACAGGGGCCTCGCAGAATCGATGAAGTCTAAAAATATGATCAAATCCGGAGACCAAATCAAAACCAAGCTGCGACAGTTAAAGAAATCATATTTTGAAGTAAAGCGCAGCAATGCAGTCAGTGGGGCTGCCAGGAAAACGTGCACCCACTTCGAGGAGCTCGAGGAGATGTATGGGACTCGCCCGGTGTCTCAGGCTGTAGGTGTGGACACATCGGAGGAGGGATTTGTGGCAATCGATGGCTTCGATGACCTGGCCAATGAAGTCTTCACCGAAACAGAGGGGATTGATGAATCCAGTTCTACTGTTGATGCACCTGAACTCCTGGTGGAGACATCTATGCCTAGGAGCCGCCGAACTTTAA ACAAGGCAAACGTCGTGCAGATGGTTCAGAAGATGTAA